A window of Bacteroidales bacterium genomic DNA:
AGATAATATTTTTGAGACTTTCGATATTCCGATCGTTTATGCAAAATCAGTGGACGGGCTTATTTTCAGGAATAACATCATCAATCACAACCATGATTATCCTGCTTTCCACCGGAATAAAAAAGCATTTCTTTTTGAACGGGTGACCAATTACACCATAAAAGGAAACACATCCGACGGGCAACCGATGGATGAACCATTGCTTTAATGCTAATCCCCGGTTTGTATCCTGATCATAACTGAAACAGGAAACATTCTAAACTCAAGCCGGGAATCCGCCGGATCACTGAAATATCTAAATCTGCTGTTGGACCTGATCTCATCACAACCACTGATCTATCATAAGTTCCTGATTAACCAGTGGCATATAAGCATTTTTCTATTCCGGGGGAGGCTATTTCTTCTGGTATTCCTTTGGCGGTACCCCTGTTGCCTGTTTGAAATACCGGCTGAATTGCGATTGGTCGGGAAAGTGCAATTCATCGCTTACCTGCTGGATGGTCATATTGGTTGAGGTCAGCAGGGCACGGGCATTAAGGATCACATATTCCCTGATCCATTCCCCTGCATGTTTTCCACTTACTTCATGAATAAGCGATGAAAGGTATTTGGGCGTCAGACACAGAATATCCGCATAAAATTTTATATTCCGTTCGTTCCGGTAATGCTTTTCCACTTCACGGATAAAACGTTCGAAAATTTCTTTCTTCCTGTTTTGAGGTTCAGCAGGCTTTTTTTCATCCTTAAAAAAAAGATAACAAGCTTCATAGAACAGGATGCGGAAAAATTCCTGAACCATACGCAGGCGGTAACTGTTATCTTTCTCTTTCATTTTTTCCTTGATGATATGGTAAATCGATGAAAACATAAACATCTGGGAATCAGAAAGGAGAAGATAAGGTGTTTGCATTACAATTTTCTGCAAAGCCATGGTCTCGATAAAATCGCTTTGCGTATCGAAAAAATCGCTTCTGAACAACATAAAACCTGCCTTAAAATCAGGGCTCATGCCAAGTGTCTGGAAGATCTGTCCATGAAAAATTACAAAAGCGTGATTTTCCGTAAAAGTATAGGTATTTAGTCCGATCTGTAATTTTGCATATCCCTGAGTACAAAACGCCAGCATCACCATCTCAAAACGGATGGGATATTCGACTTTAGCCATACTTTCCAGATCATCAATGGGATGAGTCAAATTGTCGAAAATCATAAAATTATCAGAAAGCTCTTCTACCCTGATATTATCGCGGATAGCCCTGAACCCGACATCCAATACTGAAGTATTCATTTTATGTTTGACTATTGGTTTACATTTCGACTTTTTGCACAAAAATAAGACAATATTATACAAATAGACGAACATATTCGACCTTTTGACAAACAATACCGACCTTTTCAACTTTTATACTTACGACACTACTCTAATTTTGCACACAATTAAAAAATAAGATATGAACAAAATATTGTTTATTGTTATAGCTGCATCCTTTATTTTATCGGCCTGCGGTAACAGTTCTAACAACAGGGGTTTCGTCCGGAGTGTGAAAACAGTGAAACCGTCCCTGGTTGATAGTATCGCAGTAAGGAGTTTTCCAGGCGTAGTTAAAGAGACCCAAAAAATAAATGTTGGATTTAAAACTCCGGGACAGATCACACAAATATATGTTAAAGAGGGTGATTATATTAAAGAAGGCAATATCGTTGCCCGGCTGGATGATAAAGATTATAAGCTGCAAGTGGCAGCCACGCAGATACAATTCGACCAGTTGGCATCCGAAATAAAACGCCTTGAAGAGTTGCACAGGCGCAACAGTCTTTCGGGTAATGACTACGAAAAAGCAGTTGCTGGATTTGAAGCGCTCGGCGTGCAGTTGCAAAGCCATAAAAACACGCTTGAATATACTGTTTTAAAAGCCCCCCTTTCGGGATACGTGCAATCTGTCAGCTTCAGGGCAGGCGAAATGGTCGATGCTGGTATGGCTGTCATTTCCCTTCTCGACCTCAGCAGCGTATCCATCGAAACCGATATTCCATTGTCGCTTTTTCTGGAAAAAGAACAATTCGGAAAGATCTGGTGTACATCAAATGTATTCCCCGACATGAAATTTCCCCTGAAATATATCGGCATCAACCGTAAATCGGGAGGTAACCAACTTTATAAAATGCATCTGGTCAGTGATTCGAAAGAACCTGTAAAGCTGGTGGCAGGTATGAATGTGGAAATCGCCATCGAAGTAAATTGTCCCGATGTAAAAACGGGATACATACTTCCGATGAATGCGGTTGTTTCCGAAAACGACAGGAATTATGTATGGGTTTTGTCGCCCGACACCACCGTTTCACGTCGTGAAATTACCATTAAAGGAATTGATTCCGATGGGAATTTCATCATCGGATCAGGAATTTCGGGTAATGAAGATATCGTATATGCAGGTGTGGGCGTACTCCAACAGAACGAAAAAGTACGGGTGATCTCCGCACCGTCGAAAAGTAACATGGGAGGGTTGTTGTGATGCATATATCGGAATATTTCTTTCAGAAAAAAACGATTTTCTGGTGCCTGATATTCGCTATTGTGGTAGGCGGTATCTATTCCTTTATTGTGATGCCCAAACTTGAGGATCCTGAGATCGCGGTCAAACAGGCGATGATCATCACCCCTTACATGGGAGCATCAGCTTATGAAGTGGAACTGGAAGTGACCAGTATTATCGAGGAAGAACTACGTACCATGAACAATATTCAGGATATCCAATCTCATTCGTCCGAAAACATTTCTTCCATTGCCATTAACCTTGAATATACTGTTTCCGATAAGGATATAGAACAGCGTTGGGATATGCTCAGGCGCAAGGTACAGAATGCTGCCGACAAACTGCCTTCGGGTGCAATGGCGCCGATTGTGGTGGATGATGTGAGCGATGTGTACGGTATGTTTTATGCCCTTACTGCCGATGGTTACAGTTATGCCGAACTGGAAAAGTACGCGCGTTTCCTGAAACGAGAACTGCTCGAAGTTAAAGGTGTCAGGCGCATTGAATTGTTTGGCGCATGGGACGAATGCATCGATATTGTTCTGGCCAAGGAAAATATCGCACAGACGGGAATTTTCCCCATGCAGATCATGAGCGCCATCGACGGCCGCAACAAACCCGTCAGTATCGGAGCCTACGAAAGCGGTGATAAAAGGATCAGGCTGGCCATCGACGGCAAATTCAGGAGTGTGGAAGATGTACAAAACCTGATGATAAGTACACCAAAAGGCGAACAGGTACGGTTGAAAGAAATCGCAGATGTAACACGTACTTATACCGACCCGCAGACTTATGGTTTCTGGGTCGACAGCAAACCCGCCATTGCCATTTCCATCTCTATGGAACCTGATGCGGTTGTTACACAAGTCGGTAAACGTACCGACCGACGGTTAGCCGAATTAGCCGACCGTCTGCCCGCAGGATTCGAATACACCAAGATCTATTTTCAACCCGATAAAGTGTCGGATGCCATCTCTTCTTTCATGATCAACCTGGTGGAATCGGTGGTCATAGTAATCCTCGTACTGATGCTGACTATGGGCTTCCGTAGCGGGGTAATCATCGGAATAGGCTTACTACTGACCGTACTGGCGACTTTTCCGCTACTGCTGGCGGCAGGAGGCACATTACAGCGGATCTCGCTCGGCGCTTTCATCGTTGCTATGGGGATGCTGGTGGACAATGCGGTCGTCATTATGGACGGTATATTGGTAGACCGGGGAAAAGGGAAGCCACCCCGAAAAGCATTATTTGATACGGCTAAAAATACTGCTATCCCTTTGCTTGGCGCAACCATCATCGCCATATCCACTTTCCTTGTCGTATTCTTATCGGATGATTCGGCAGGCACCTATGCCCGCGACCTCTTCCTCGTATTATGTATTTCCCTGCTTCTCAGCTGGGTACTGGCATTGACGCAGGTTCCCATGTTTGCAGCCATACTATTGCCCTCACGTGAAAAAAGAAAAGACGTTAAAGAACAGCTCGATCGCCCCATTCACCGAGGCATCCGTAAACTACTTACTTTTTTCATGCGCCATAAAACCGCAACTGTTTCGGTAAGTTTGTCGTGCCTGTTATTAGCAGCATTGGGATTTTTTAAAGTGAAGAACCTCTTTTTCCCTGACTTTGAATATGAACAGCTTTACATCGAATATACATTACCGCCACAAACAGGTCCCGACAGGATAAAGGAAGATATTCATGAAATAACCGGTAAATTGTTAAATTATGAAGAGGTAAAACGTGTGGCTGCAAGTCAGGGCAGGACCCCTTCACGTTATTGCCTTGTGAGGGCAACCAATTCGGTAGGCGATAATTACGGCGAATTTATCGTTAACTTCAAGGATTATAAAACCGCCAACCGAATGCGATCGGTCATTGAAAAAGAATTACGCAGCGATTATCCCGATGCTTATGTCCGGGCACGCAAATACAACTTCTCAATCGCGACTTCGCATCGAATCGAAGTGCTTTTTTCTGGGCCCGATCCTGCCTTACTCCGTGAACTTAGCCGTCAGGGGCAGGAAATCATGCGAAACTGTGTTTATACCGACACATATTCCGTTTGCGATAACTGGCAGATGACAGGCAAATCCCTTTATGCGCACTACGACCAACAGGCAGCAGGACGAGCGGGAATAACGCGCAGTGATGTTGGAAATGCAATGAGCGCCGCTACCGACGGGCTTCCCATCGGCCTTTTCAGTGACAATGACAAATCATTGCTGATCAACCTGAAAATAAGGGATTCATTCGGCAATCGCATCAAGGACTTAAAAGATATTCCCGTATGGGGAATGATGCCGAACATCAGCATGGGACAGGATGAAATCATGGGACTGATGAACGGATCAATGTCGGTCGACGATCTTACCGACGAAATGTTCCGTACCGTTCCACTCAGTCAGGTAACCCTCGATGTGGAACCTTTGTTCGAGGAAACCGTTGTGTATCGTTACAATGGACAAAGGAGCATTAAGGTACAGTGCGAACCGGACGAAACAAGCACGCCTGCTGCAGTTAAAAACGACATTTTTGACGCCATCTCGCAGATAGAACTGCCCGAAGGTTATACGGTGCAATGGCTGGGCGAACAAAAAATGCAAAAAGATGCCATGGTCAATATTTTCAAATATATTCCAGTGGTCGCCTTACTTATATTACTGGTATTATTATTGTTGTTCAACGATTTGCGAAAACTCTTCCTTGTATTGTTCTGCCTTCCGTTTGCCCTTGTGGGTATCACACCTGTCCTGCTGATCACGGGAACACCTTTCACCTTTATGGCGATTCTCGGACTGATGGGACTGGTCGGCATGATGATCAAAAATATGATCGTGTTGATCGATGAGATCACGCGCCGTACCAAAGAAGGCACAGAACCTTACGAAGCCATCATCGCCTCTACCGTCAACCGTACCCGCCCCGTAGTAATGGCATCGGCAACCACCATATTAGGTGTGCTTCCCCTGGTATTCGACCCGATGTACTCCAGCCTCGCCATAGCCATCATGTCTGGTTTGACCGTAGGAACGATCATTACGTTGATCCTGCTTCCCATTTTCTATTCCGTTCTTTTCAAAATCAAAAATCCTCAAAACGCATGAAGAAGCCATTGATCCTGTTTCTCATCATATATTTGTCTGCAATCCATCTTCAGGCACAGTTGGTGCTCACTGCCGAACAATGCCGCCAGATGGCG
This region includes:
- a CDS encoding efflux RND transporter permease subunit codes for the protein MHISEYFFQKKTIFWCLIFAIVVGGIYSFIVMPKLEDPEIAVKQAMIITPYMGASAYEVELEVTSIIEEELRTMNNIQDIQSHSSENISSIAINLEYTVSDKDIEQRWDMLRRKVQNAADKLPSGAMAPIVVDDVSDVYGMFYALTADGYSYAELEKYARFLKRELLEVKGVRRIELFGAWDECIDIVLAKENIAQTGIFPMQIMSAIDGRNKPVSIGAYESGDKRIRLAIDGKFRSVEDVQNLMISTPKGEQVRLKEIADVTRTYTDPQTYGFWVDSKPAIAISISMEPDAVVTQVGKRTDRRLAELADRLPAGFEYTKIYFQPDKVSDAISSFMINLVESVVIVILVLMLTMGFRSGVIIGIGLLLTVLATFPLLLAAGGTLQRISLGAFIVAMGMLVDNAVVIMDGILVDRGKGKPPRKALFDTAKNTAIPLLGATIIAISTFLVVFLSDDSAGTYARDLFLVLCISLLLSWVLALTQVPMFAAILLPSREKRKDVKEQLDRPIHRGIRKLLTFFMRHKTATVSVSLSCLLLAALGFFKVKNLFFPDFEYEQLYIEYTLPPQTGPDRIKEDIHEITGKLLNYEEVKRVAASQGRTPSRYCLVRATNSVGDNYGEFIVNFKDYKTANRMRSVIEKELRSDYPDAYVRARKYNFSIATSHRIEVLFSGPDPALLRELSRQGQEIMRNCVYTDTYSVCDNWQMTGKSLYAHYDQQAAGRAGITRSDVGNAMSAATDGLPIGLFSDNDKSLLINLKIRDSFGNRIKDLKDIPVWGMMPNISMGQDEIMGLMNGSMSVDDLTDEMFRTVPLSQVTLDVEPLFEETVVYRYNGQRSIKVQCEPDETSTPAAVKNDIFDAISQIELPEGYTVQWLGEQKMQKDAMVNIFKYIPVVALLILLVLLLLFNDLRKLFLVLFCLPFALVGITPVLLITGTPFTFMAILGLMGLVGMMIKNMIVLIDEITRRTKEGTEPYEAIIASTVNRTRPVVMASATTILGVLPLVFDPMYSSLAIAIMSGLTVGTIITLILLPIFYSVLFKIKNPQNA
- a CDS encoding efflux RND transporter periplasmic adaptor subunit; protein product: MNKILFIVIAASFILSACGNSSNNRGFVRSVKTVKPSLVDSIAVRSFPGVVKETQKINVGFKTPGQITQIYVKEGDYIKEGNIVARLDDKDYKLQVAATQIQFDQLASEIKRLEELHRRNSLSGNDYEKAVAGFEALGVQLQSHKNTLEYTVLKAPLSGYVQSVSFRAGEMVDAGMAVISLLDLSSVSIETDIPLSLFLEKEQFGKIWCTSNVFPDMKFPLKYIGINRKSGGNQLYKMHLVSDSKEPVKLVAGMNVEIAIEVNCPDVKTGYILPMNAVVSENDRNYVWVLSPDTTVSRREITIKGIDSDGNFIIGSGISGNEDIVYAGVGVLQQNEKVRVISAPSKSNMGGLL
- a CDS encoding AraC family transcriptional regulator; this translates as MNTSVLDVGFRAIRDNIRVEELSDNFMIFDNLTHPIDDLESMAKVEYPIRFEMVMLAFCTQGYAKLQIGLNTYTFTENHAFVIFHGQIFQTLGMSPDFKAGFMLFRSDFFDTQSDFIETMALQKIVMQTPYLLLSDSQMFMFSSIYHIIKEKMKEKDNSYRLRMVQEFFRILFYEACYLFFKDEKKPAEPQNRKKEIFERFIREVEKHYRNERNIKFYADILCLTPKYLSSLIHEVSGKHAGEWIREYVILNARALLTSTNMTIQQVSDELHFPDQSQFSRYFKQATGVPPKEYQKK